In Megalops cyprinoides isolate fMegCyp1 chromosome 12, fMegCyp1.pri, whole genome shotgun sequence, the sequence AGCGCTGAAAATAGGGCGTTAGATAACTTTAGTCCACAGAGCTGCAAATTAAGCATGCAATTTGGTGTATAAACGTCTGACAAAACCTCAGCTGCTAGACCCGGGAATCTGATATCACAGAGGGCGATCTGTCAAGTGCGTGAGCTTCTGCGACATTCTCTCTTCAGACTGATAAGGAGATAAGGCTTCATGGTCTGGGCGGGGGCAGATGTAGGTCGAATCTACAGTCCTGTGGATACCGAAATGATTCACTCCCGAGTCCAAAAAACTCAAGGGCCGATATATCACTCCGTTCGATCGTGAGGTCTCAAACAGTAAGGCAGATTTGCAAGAGCGATCTCTGAgatagtttctttttttgttgcttccTTCATTCAGATGAATCATGTTAGGCTTATTAGCTGATGCGTAACCCAGTTTGGTGCATGCCGCTCATCTGCTGTTCTACTTCTCCAACCTGCCACTTCACGCATATCTGTTTCTCAGCATTGCTCTGTCTGTAAGTGCCGGCATCTGTTTCTTGTCTACCTAGCCTTGAGTTTGCAAGGAGCTGGTGAGACTGGAACATCAGGATCAGAGTCTGATTAAAGCAGCCTGTGTAAACTTGTATAATTCATTATCAACTTGTACGaataattataatttgaatCTGTTTGATTCATACATATATTGTGCACCACACAGAACCTGTCAAGAGAAACATGGAGAATATTTATTAGAGAAAAAAAGGTATATTAAATGCATAGGGGTGATATTATCAGATTGTCATTCAGTCCTGTTTGAAGATCTCAGTTCTATGCTCTGTGCTTCTCATTCTAACTTAGCCTCAAATTTCCACATTCAAATCCTTCCTTCAAACACAAAACCGAGTGCTTCGTGACCAGTGAATATTTGGCAGGGGTTCAGTAGAAGCTTGCGAtgaatttacacacatttagGCACCAGCCCAGCACAACACGTTCAATTTGCCACAATCTCCCAAAAATCCACTGAACACTGAGTTTGCCTAAATGAATGCTGATTCTTTTGGCACATGCTTCTGTTCCGGATTACCTGGATTGACACAAAGTGTGAAAGCATGGggcatttttttgtcagtaagGGATGGCATACTAAAACACAAGTTATTTTCCCACGGATTACCCTAGCTGTCTTTCAAGATTTTGTGGTTTGAGCCTGTTTTacaaatcatcatcatcatcatcatcatcatattcatAATTACAGTACAAAGAAAGTGAACCCCAAGTGGGGATCACAGTTCATTGTTGCCTGAAGGAATAACTTTTTACCAGCCAAACTCACTCATGTAGCCTTTCTGTGCTGCCTAGCCTTACTATCCTGATACCATAAAAGAAAGCACACAAGAATGGGCTCAGGTCTGACTTCAGTAGGACCTATCCCGGTGTGCTGGTTATGTCATTCAGGCGGACTCTGTCGAAGTCAGAGCACGGCTTAGCCACGTGATTCTCGTTCGTCTCTTGTTCGCGCGTTTCAGTCATGCGAAAGTAGCTGCATTTTCAGGAATGTTCCACAACGTGGGGCTTCAGGATTTCCTCGATCAGCTCTTTCCATCCGTGGCCTTAATGATGTACACCAGGGAAAGGGCTGAGACCTCTACCTCTGACTCAGCTGGTGctgtgatgtaatttttttttttgtgagtatTTTCACCTGTCATGTGGCTGAAAACAACTCTCAGTGATCCTTTCATGTGGCTTCTTGGGACCTCTTTGACTCTGACATACCCACAAGCTTCTGTTGTCAAGAAACAAATCAGCATTTTCAGTGACCTCGTTTTTACAGGATTCAAAGGTTTACAACTGATTGGTATGAGAATCTCTTTTGTACCCTGTCTGCACATAAAAAGGAACTAAATCAAAAATATCAAGTATGAGACTGAGGTGTAATATTGTTCGGTGCTTGAAAGACATGGAAAAAGACAGATGTGTTTTGTAACGGATGcggaaaaattaaaaagtgctTACGGCACATATCTGCGGACCACTAAAACTTGCCACGCCCAAGATATGACTGATGACATTGCcgcattttggggggggggggggggggggggttgttagaGAACCGCCCACCACGGGGAAAACACGCAACTGTTCCTGtgttgtatgaaaatgaatcacGTTGTGGAATGTTTatcacctttttttcccctgaataaATCTGCGTCCCCTCACATCGAGACGGAATCCGTAGAAACGCCTCCGCGCATTCGCACCCCGAACACATTTCTGAGCCGTGCAATACACAAAAATacggggtgggaggggggtcaAAAATAGATTCcgtgtgttttcttttattttactttgcttAACCTTACGCAAATATTTTTGAACTTCTCTGATAGTTGCAACAGCCGTGGCCAACCTGCGATTATAAACCTTCAACTCGCTGGTTATACGTATTTCCCTGCACTCATATATACAGGTGCCATGTACCAATGCTAACATATAAATACTACTACTAAAGCTACTACTACTGGCTGTGTAGTGCCCAGCTGGGTGTAGCAGCATGGCAGCCTTGTAGTATTGCATAGCTCTGGGTggtttttgtcaaaaaaatatcCCTGCATCACACAGGCAAAGTTTATGTTAGTTATGTTTTCCTCAGGACAAGCTCTTTAGCTCCATTTTGAGTGGTATAGGGTGGGtggaaaggtcaaaggtcaaagatTTGAACTCTAACCTGCTTGCCAGACTTAGTGGCTTTGACCAACTGGCCACAACTGTGAGGACAAGAGCAGATTTGCCCCATTCTTTTTAACCACGCTGTGGCAGACAGTCAACTCAATGTACGTATTATGTACATGAAACATGCCTATGCTTTCATTTCCAAGAGATTATGATAATTGTCTTTTGCAAGATGTCAGGGaatgattttcagtttttttccccattcagtctctctttgtattttttatttatttattttttcattttaaatcccTCTGAAATAAGTGTTCTGTAACAATTTAAATCATAGAAGTTGATTGACTGTTTGATCGATGAAGTTATGAGCCCAGAAATTGGCACATTTGCCTGAGGTGGACaatccacacattcacacatgcataaagCATTGTCGGCTGCTGATGCCAGGTGTTTCATTCATTGTGGCATTATTTGGCTGCTTCTTGAGCACCAGGCCACTGGGTAGTAATTCAGTGAGGTGGATAAGGCTAAGGATGACAAAGGCAGATAATGATTTTACAGCTTCAAATTTATCACATCTAGAGATCACTATATAAACTTTATCACATTAGAAAGCTTCTGACAATCACTTTTGGAGAGCTAACAGTGATGACAGCAAGGACTTCCTGCGTGAATACCACGAGATTAACAATCAATTTCAGTATGTGTTTGCCTTCATTGTTATCATGGTCACACGTTTATCAGTTGCCAGTGTGAAAACAGGTGGGGAAGGatgtcatgtattttttttaaaaaagtctgGGTGGCAACCCTTGTCTAATATCCTTTATTTGgcaacagaatgaaaatatgAGGTGAGTGATTCTTGGGTGCTGCCGTCGGTAACGCATTGACTGCTGTTGAGCTGCAGTGTTAAAATCTGAATCCAACATTCGTTCGAGCAAACGACGGGAGAGACGAAAAAAACGTTTTCCACTCCGACAATCACGTTTTTTTCGACCACCGGAGAGGGCACGTTTTGGGGTGCACTTTCCGATTGGCACGGCAACGAGCGCCCCAGACTCGGAGGGATGACAAAGATTTGCTACCCCCGCTTTCCTCTGAAGTTTTTTGGTAAGTGGACTGGCTGGTTTACCACGTCATCATAGGGACGTACGCTCACTGAGGAAATGCTTACTCTGCCCGCAGGCCGTCGATCTCTATATAAATCTGCAGAAATCTTCAGCAGAGACAGTGCGAAACCACAGACCAACAGCAACCTTAAACCGAAGGGAGGCTACAGCAGAATGGCATTCACACACAGCGCTCTGACTTTGGTGAGTACCAGCTGGCGTCCTTCTTCAAACAACAAGCCACTCAGATGGGGCCTTGTCACCTTAACTAGGTCAGGCCAAGCCTGTGAAGTTCAGACCTACAGAAAGCAAAGGTTTTTTGTGATGCAAAGGGGAAGTAGCACACACTGTTTCCTTCTGAGCATGGTCTCTTGTACTAAGTGTTATATTTCcatatgtttgtgcatttttgaaaatgaacatataGGAGTATTCTTGTAGAAAAGAAGACTAAAGCGGTTGGATTTATCAAGCGTTTGCAAACATGCCTCGTGGGGCGTGTAGACTTTGCATGcgtttgtatgtttgtaaatCCAAGAAGACATACTCCCTTTTgattttcagtttgttattgGCTATCCAGGGGACAGTTATTCAAAGAGCAGTGATGATTATAAGGTCATCTCTAAATGGATGCTAATACTGCCACCTTGGATGGCAAAGTTGGCATGGACTGCATGCACGCTCATAGCAGTATTTCTCGCTCATCCTTGGGACCACTTTGCTCAGTCTTTGGCCTACTTAGGAAAGTGACTTGTAACCCAATGAGGATCAAATGCCTCATTGGcccctgctgttgtacttttgtgCGAaatgcttaacctgaattgttcCGGCAAATATCTAACTGTATAAATTTGTCACGTGAGAACGTAACCTATGTCAGTTTGGATTCGGGCAGCTACTAAGGGATTACTTAATATATAGGTGATGGTAAAGTGTCTGGGTAATTCTGATAGTAAGAGATTATGCAGCTTTAACTTTGACATTTAACAAGTGAGtgataaaatgcaaattcacaaTATTTAAATGAGTCAGTAGGAAAGTAAGTTtaagtttaaatgtaaataaataaactcaaTGTGAGCTTTACcttgtgtaattatgtaaagGTTAAGAGTTTTGTTTGGGGTCAGTAGTGACATCTGTGTAGGTGGCTGCAACGTGCAAACTTTTGTTTCACATTCGCTTTAACATTGACGGTACATAGTACTTGTAACTCAGAGTGTAAATGCGTAATTATGAATGCATTATTATAGCGGGTATGAGATAATGGTTAAAAGACTcagatggggcactgctattgcacCCTTGAGAAAGGTTCTTATCCGAAACAGCTTTCATAAAAGTCCAGCTGAAGGAtaaactgtgtaaaatgtaGGCTTCGTAAATCACTGGTATGAACATCTTCTAAGGAAATAAACGATGACGGTAGAGACAAGTTGtacctttttttgttgtaacaACCGCTTTGTTCTTCAGGTCTTTTGTGCCCTGGCGGCTCTGGCCCTCCTGATAGGGGCTGAAGGAGCTTCAGTGAGCAAACGAGGGAAGGGCCAGTCTCACAAGGGGACTGAGGCGGAGTCCGAAGAGAACATAGTGAAATTGCTCTTGGACCCCAGCATGATGACCCCTTCCGTCCCTCTGCGTCCCATACAGGACTACTCTCTGTCCCCATGGACATACAAGTGAGAAGCTCTTCCATCTCAGGCTGATAGTGGGGGGAAGGGAGATCTCAAGCTCTCATGCTCAGGGCTACACTTGGATACACCTTTCTACTTTTACACgattctattgtgctggataagaacatctgctaaatgaatgtaatgtaatttcatgtaatgtaatgtagggcTGGTGGCTCTGAAATATAGGTGGCAGAGGGACATTGTTTGATAACTTGGTTTATAGCACCTCGAGACATTGACTCCTCCGTCGTATCATCAACAGGGATATGATTTTACTTTCCGCAAAAATGGCCTATCATTTGTCTTTTGATGACCACACGAACAGATTACAGCTGTGTCACCTAGCCAGGTGACCAGTTGCTCTTGGAattgtttcagatttaaaatatCGCTTTGATCAAATCCTTGCAGATTTGAAAATTGATGACAAAAGTAAATTCATATCACTGTACATGAgatatgcatttcaaatgctCATTCAAAGCAGCATGCCAATCGACTCTTTATCTGCACTGCAAACAGGATCTGCTCATGGTTGTTTGCCACAAATAACCCATCAACAATAGATtacttctgtcttctgtctgaattaaacatatatttacatatgacCATGACTACAGGAAGTAAGACTTagtctctctctacccctctctcaccctccatTCCCATCTTGctccacacccctcccctgtctctctctctctctctctctctctctctctcactacagTTTCACCACCAACGAAAACCTGTTCCCCTCCAGCATCGCTGAGGCTAAGTGCAAGTTGACCGGTTGCCTCAATTCTAAGGGCGTGGAGGTCATGGATTTGGAGTCCAGACCCATCTACCACCAGATTCTGGTTCTGAGGAGGGTGGACCTGAAGTCCGGCAACTACGTCTTCAGGCTGGAGACCAAGACGATCCCGGTCGGCTGCACGTGTATCTACCCCAGCATAATGCGGCAAGATTAGCCTGGATCTCCCATGAGGACTGCTTCCATTTAGTGTTttgccacagatattctatattatgACCAGATGTTCAGCTCTTGTGTATCCTTTGGTCCTCTGCTTAGGAGAATCCCtttggtaacaggaggttctggCATGTTCTACTTTGCCATGCTAGATGTAGATGTTCCGCTTTAAGAATGTTCAAGACAGCAAATCAGGATCCTTATAAATTCAGCAACAGTAGAGATAGGTCTGTCAATGTGAAGTACGCTGAGCTGAGCTATCAATTTGTTATATACAAAATCTGTggtattgcattttattatagGTAGCAGTTCTTGATGGCTATGatgattcataatttatttgtttattcagtcTGAAGTATATTaccaaatgattttttattatgttaatTTATGAATCTATTTAATTTCTTATTTATAccctttatttaaaatgtttgttcgAACTCTGTGTTAAATGATCAATAAACTGCATTATAAATGGAGCTGTGAATTGACTGTGAATGATCCTTATGAAGACACTAAACCAAGATTTTTTGAAAGCCAAAAATAGTCAATAaaattgtataatatatatCCAATGTAGTAATTAATACAGTAAATGACTTATTTTAAGTAAACTGCacaataatttaattatatctaacacctgaaaaaaaaactgaacaaaatacaattttaaattttgaatgaaaataaattgtgtcAAATATAACATCTAAAAGGAGacttatttaaatatatatatataaatataaataaataaattaaaaaatgaatttagctGACAGGCTTCCCATAGTGATGCATGAATACTACAGTTATTGATACAAACTGGCTTTCAGTCATGATCGTAGGGGACACTCTTGATACTTGGAATAGCATCTGCAGCAACCTGAAAGCTGAACCACAGCTCTCCAACCACTAACCCTAGCATGCCCAGACCACAGACcaagagaaacagcagaaagcTGTTCATGCCACACCTCACTAAGGCCAACAGTGTGGCTGTGGTTTATAAGAAGAAATACAAGTATTTTGAAGCCAGACTCTGGGGCTTGAAGCAGCCAAAATGACCATGTCGCTACAACAAAACTGAGATGAACACCAGTTTTGCACACGTCAGCACGCATTCTCTTGTCTTGCTGAGAGGAAATGCAGCGATCAAGGGCGGACAAGACTCGTTTGCATATCGGTCTTCAAATCAGTCAAAATCATAgagcactctttttttttattcagctggCATTTAAAATATAGTACAATTTCTGTACAGACATATCAGGTACACTCAGGCCACTCTCGACTCATAAACATGGACATTTACAATGGCTTTGATTGATTctcacttcaaaaaaaaaaaaaaaaaaaaattaaaacaagtcATCAAAAATCAACATCAAGTGCATTTTCTGAGCTGAAACACACAATGGCAATAAATCCACTCCTGAAGAGCACACATacgcagccacacacacacacacacacacacacacacacacacacacacacacacacacgcacacacacacgcacacacacacacacacacacagacacgcactgAAAGTAGCGCTCGCCTTCCTCCGTTGTGGTTCCTGAAGACGCATGGGGTCACACCGTTGGCACCGTTGGCACTTGAGTAATACACAGAGAGGTCTCCTTTTTCACAGACCGTACAAAATAGGTAGTGTTTGTTTCCACACATTTTTCCTGTCAGTCCACATATCAGTGGTGACTCTTAGGAATAGCCTGTCTCTGGCGAGTTCTCTCTCCACTATAATGTGTTATTGTCGTCGTTGTCgtcttctttatttttgtccGACAAACAAGCAGAGCTATATAGTCAGTCCTTTGGTAAGTCATCTCTGAAAAGTTCCGGCGTTCATTGTCTTTCCAAAAGGGCTTCATGGAACCTGGAACAAAGACGAATCAATCGTCAGAGGGAGGAAATACAAAGGAGTTTCCAacactgtggcttttttttttttttggttgctaGGAACGGGAGAGGTACATGTAACAGCTTCAAATGCAAAACAGCTTTATGAGGATCTGCTCTGACGAATGCTTTGCGGTGATCTCGATTGATTGCTTGGttggttgtttgtttgattgactgactttttgtttgattgataAAGACCTAATATGGAGGAAGCTTTTAAACAGATGTTCAGTTCCAAGTAAGCTGCTCCCATTTGCTGCTAAATGCACCCCTCAAGGCTTACCTCCCTATTCGGTTTCAGTTGTGTATACAAATCAAGTTTAACATGAGAATACCTGTTAACCAAACCTGGGCCtttcagacacatacacacacatacagtgccacAAAGTCgcaacaccacacacatccattACAACACAGAGATCTGAATTGACCCTGAGAACAGAAATGTTTCCAGCTGTGGTTGGGTTAACATGTTACCATCTATGCCAACACAAAACGTAATATTAACATGTTATAGGCAGATATAAGCAGCAGGTGGGACTTCCTTGTACTTTGTCCTCTATACCTGAGCTACACAAGAGTCCACACACAAAAGCTGACACCTAAAGGAAGATGGTATAATTTATTCCTCTGAAATGTACACAGGATCAGAGGCATGGAGCTGAAGTCTAGGGGTTTTGCCTGAGGGCATCAGAGCTACACTGTGCACTTAGTCTGGGGGAAATGAGCTCCAGGGTTATTGCACAAGCAAGCTACGGGGCTCATTGGCTGAACCTGCATGGATGCAAGAGTACCCTTTCCACCTGAagaatacattcattcattcctctgAAAGGTTTCTCTTTTATCTTGACCTATGACCGTTCTAGTGAGGTCACCATCAGTGGTGGGCAGAATCACATTGTTGCATAAGGACGGAGACAGCATAACATTTCTTCAAAGCCCTTGATTGGCAGAGTGGTGACGCAGGTTGCAGACAGATCATGTGGAGGCCCACCTCTGCCATTTTCACTCTGGCTCACCTTGCTTGGGCACCTCAATACGTCCTACGTTCAGTTTACCGTGAGCTCATGCTGCTGTAACCACACTAGTGTCTGACATTTTCGCAACTCCGTCAAGCCTTTCAAGGGACTCTTTGGGGTTTTGCTTTgtgagcaaaaacaaacaccacttTCCGCTTTCCGCCAACCATCATCGCCTTTCAGGTTTCCCTCACCTCGTGTGCGTGCTTGtcctgaaagacaaaaaaaaagaaacaaaactttcTGTTATATTGACATGGGCACTACTTTTTCATCAGGTAACATCACAAAATGAAACTAGAACGACTACTTTGTGAGAGGAGTGGAAGAAAGGGATGAGActtaagagacagagaggaggacaaTGAGGGGAAAATTATGGGAATTTGAAGTTTGAGATGGTCTGagaatgttgttagcctggtctgacattgttgttcatttaacttgaatggatacacttatgttctattgttctggaagtcgctctggataggagcgtctgctaaatgcattcGATGTAAcgcaatgacaatgacaaaaaaaaggtaCCTTCTCCTGCAGGCGTTCCAACATGGCCGCCAGATGGGCCTCCCGGTTCTCTTTGTTGGCCTGGAGCTTCTGCTGTAGCTTCTCCCTGGCCATCTTGATGAAGTTGCTGTTCTCCTCGATGGCTTTCTGAATGACCTCGCGTTCGTGCTCCCTCTTCTCGGCCAGATGCTTCAGCAGTTCAGCCTCCTGAATCTAGGGGGAGACACAGATTCCCAAGGGGTGAGTTCGAGGGTAAAGGCTTGTGCGCTTGCAAGTACTTAACATACTTTAAATAACAACTGAGATGTGTCATTTGTAATGCTCCTAGATTTTGAAACAGGGAGTCACTACAAAAGCAGTCAgtcttttgttttctcctctAACTCATTTAGCGTTGGTGTGGATCCAAGGGCAGCGTTGCTAGGAAACCCAACATCGCACTTCACCAAGACACACAGTGGCACATTCCACTTGAATCCTCTATACTGAATACCCTAGTTATTCAGAGCTGCTCTTACTGACTTAAATTAATAAGTAAGGAGCAGCCTTTGGGCAAAACAGAATGATTCATTTCCAGGTTTTATGTTGATATCTGCTGCTTTATATTTCAGTGTGCTATAATTTTCCCCTAGCACTCTTCTTTTCTATCTGAGGCAGACCAGAGCTGTTGACACTGAATGTTTGAGGAGAATGTCATTGATGAGAGTCAGACTGTTTAAAGGTGAGACAGTCACCAGGCCTTGAGCTTCAACAAGTGAGATTGCCTCGTTAAAGATGactaattagaaaaaaaaggcatgcaTGTGGAGAGCGATCACGACgcagtctgtttgtgtgtgtgtttgtgtgtgtgtgtgtgtgagggacacagagtgagcaagagagaaaacaaggagagagagaggtacatgtgagacatggagagaaagagactgagtGAAGACTGAGACAGAATAGTAGGGAGAGGGAGTTGTAATACCATAaattttttgtagattttttgATCAATATTTCTTCTTCTCTGAAATGCTTCTCTCAAATGATCTATGCAAATCTCTAGccatgtatatatgtttgtattctgtatttctttgtaGTCATAGTAACACtttgcactgcactgcaaacCGCTTCGGTTTGTGCCACCCCACTACTGAGGCTGGATTGAACTGATCTAACAAGAGGGTTTAGACAGTGACAGAGTAGGatagagcactgattctcaatcctgctccgcacattttccatcttgcCCTACTCTACccacctgactgaactcatcagtggcacttgtgattagctgagcacacctgatttaatcaagagcatgttaatctagcaaggatagatagatagatatgcaggacaggggggcttcaggagtaggactgagaagCACTGGGACAGAGTAAACGCTTTGTCTAGAGGTGATGAAACACACACCATCTCTAAAGCGGTAGTTGAAACTGGGGGGGCCATTGTTCCTGGGAGCTTATCAGCAGGCAAAAGCGCAAACTCCGAAAACAGAGGGCGCAAGTCACCGCGCTGCGCAGCTCTTTCGGTTTCACTTTGAATTGGCATCGGAGCCACGCATGCCCAATCTTGCAGCATTCCTAAAGCACACCggcctttctttccctcctcccaGAATGGCTcacccttctcctctcctcagccGCCTCAAGCTTCTTCTGGATGTCCTCCAGGGAGGGGTCCTTGCGGCGGGGCATGGAGGCTCGGAGCTCGGGCATGCCGTCGAAGGAGGGCGGCCTGAGGATGACCTCGAAGGCCTGCCCGGACGCCCGCTTGTTCAGCTCAATCACCTCCATGTCCTTCATCCTGCACCAGTTGAGGTCCACGGCGACTGCAGGAGAGGAACGggtggagggatggggggggggggggggggggggtggcaggaaGCAACATGAGTGGGAACGTCTGCTCTCACAAGGACGCGTAATCACCAAATCATAACTCAGTCATAACTGAAATCCCCTGCCTAATCATGGCTGAAATCTTTCATTCTCTTATGCTTTCCTGTGTTACTATGAGATGCAGTATGTATCGTACACCTGCTGAAATTTATCTTGCAGCTCTGTGTTCATGATGGAagttatcacagcactgtcGGATGGATTGGCAAATGCGCAGGTGTGGACTGTAATTTTCTGTACCACTTGTACTTTCTTTGATGTAGTTTTGATGTAGTTTTGCAGCCTGTACCTGTGAATAAGAGTGCTGGCTAAGTGAGAAAATGTAAAGGTGATGCATTTTCCCACAGACCTCCCCCGGACGCCACGCGCTAATCGCAACTACATTTCCGGAGAGGTTATGTGGCATTGTTAGTCATTGGAAAACCTGTGAGTCTGGAGAAAATGGTTTCTGAGCAGTTCTTGGCAAAGTGACAATGGCAAGCAACACGCTCATTTAGCTAATAAAGTAACCTAACCTGTGCCAGATTCGTATTCATTTGAGgtgcaaacacaacacacatgctACCTTGTCATTATCATGACAGTTAGGCGCCTCCTCAATGGgaatttttgaatgaaaacagtCATGCTTTAACAGTAAAAGGCTTTTACCTTCTGCTTTGTTTGTGGGTTTCTCTTGAGGTTCAGGGAGCAGGCAGGCACAGAAGAGGGACACCAGGGGGAGAtccctcattttctctctgtatgCTGTGGGAGACCACAGAGGGCGCTGTTGAGCTGAGGAGCTGCAGCTAATCTCTGTGGCACTACTGTATGCACATCTATCTCACCATAAactcttacacacaaacattcacgcgcacgacacacacacacacacacacacacacacacacaaacatccacacacacacacacacacacacattcacgcgcacacacacacacacacacacacacacacacacacacacacacacacacacaaacacaaacattcacacacacacacacacgcacacaaacacaaacattcacgcacacaaacacaaacattcacgcacacacacacacacgcacacacacaaacacaaacattcacgcacacacacacacacacacacacacacacacccacacatacaccaatGCAAATCtacagcatacacacaggcagTCATTCACATAATCATATACAATAATAACTCCTCTCAAAGTACCTGCAAGAGTCATTTTGTCCTGTCCTTTGTTTCAAGTGTTACACCAGTGAAGCTTCAGAAAATATCTGACAGTGCTGATCCTGCAGAAAAAGAGACAACAGGAAGAGAAACATTAGAAACCCAGATAAgccctcttttcctcttcaaCA encodes:
- the il17a/f1 gene encoding interleukin 17a/f1; this translates as MAFTHSALTLVFCALAALALLIGAEGASVSKRGKGQSHKGTEAESEENIVKLLLDPSMMTPSVPLRPIQDYSLSPWTYNFTTNENLFPSSIAEAKCKLTGCLNSKGVEVMDLESRPIYHQILVLRRVDLKSGNYVFRLETKTIPVGCTCIYPSIMRQD
- the stmn4l gene encoding stathmin-like 4, like isoform X2 — translated: MTLAAYREKMRDLPLVSLFCACLLPEPQEKPTNKAEVAVDLNWCRMKDMEVIELNKRASGQAFEVILRPPSFDGMPELRASMPRRKDPSLEDIQKKLEAAEERRRIQEAELLKHLAEKREHEREVIQKAIEENSNFIKMAREKLQQKLQANKENREAHLAAMLERLQEKDKHAHEVP
- the stmn4l gene encoding stathmin-like 4, like isoform X1, giving the protein MTLAAYREKMRDLPLVSLFCACLLPEPQEKPTNKAEVAVDLNWCRMKDMEVIELNKRASGQAFEVILRPPSFDGMPELRASMPRRKDPSLEDIQKKLEAAEERRRIQEAELLKHLAEKREHEREVIQKAIEENSNFIKMAREKLQQKLQANKENREAHLAAMLERLQEKDKHAHEVRET